Proteins found in one Plasmodium sp. gorilla clade G2 genome assembly, chromosome: 14 genomic segment:
- a CDS encoding DNA-directed RNA polymerase III subunit C, putative, which translates to MNSINKQLVKDIYQIGLEHKEAISIDSLEEIYEKKKKGKLKRNEIVYALNILENARACSIKNENNTIITRMRNEQVTKKLKELSDIDFLIFTKVENSQNNGIWTADLRKQTKLLIHQVQKGVKLLCENKLIKQVNNIHVKNRKMYILYDLEASEKVIGGSFYTDGEFNKKVVDYIRENICFYLYNNNNSSVPSVINYIKKLNNSVDYFSENDIYRVIKTLSYEERINIYKSNNDEEMIYYYNNEKKNFLYNFPCFSCNLFNKCNSDINTTINPRSCMYLNFYLNLENE; encoded by the exons atgaacAGCATTAATAAACAGTTAGTAAAGGACATATATCAAATAg GCTTAGAACATAAGGAAGCAATAAGTATTGATAGTttagaagaaatatatgaaaagaaaaaaaaaggaaaattaaaaagaaacgAAATTGTTTATGCTCTTAATATTCTTGAAAATGCTCGTGCATGttctataaaaaatgaaaacaatACAATTATAACTCGTATGAGAAATGAACAAGTaactaaaaaattaaaagaattaagTGATATAGATTTTCTTATATTCACAAAAGTTGAAAACAGTCAAAACAATGGAATATGGACAGCTGATTTGAGAAAGCAAACTAAATTATTG ATACATCAAGTTCAGAAGGGGGTGAAATTATTATGTgagaataaattaataaaacag gTCAATAATATACATGTGAAAAATCGAAAAATGTATATCTTATACGATTTAGAAGCCTCAGAAAAG GTTATCGGTGGGTCTTTTTATACTGATGGTGAATTCAACAAAAAAGTTGTTGATTATATAAGAgaaaatatttgtttttatttatataacaataataattctaGTGTACCTTCtgttataaattatataaaaaaattaaataatagcGTTGATTATTTTTCTGAAAATGATATCTATAGAGTTATAAAAACATTGTCATATGAAGaaagaattaatatttataaaagtaataatgaCGAAgaaatgatttattattataataatgaaaagaaaaattttctttataactTCCCATGCTTTTCTTGTAATCTGTTTAATAAATGTAATTCTGATATTAATACAACAATAAATCCTAGAAGTTGTatgtatttaaatttttatttaaacttggag AATGAATAG
- a CDS encoding mitochondrial import inner membrane translocase subunit TIM8, putative, which produces MENKATEENLDNFLTQLNTLNKIITSFKETCKISSYCFDKCVSYPEKSLSNTNKKCIWNCTQRYIESEYFIKNRSKDSQSLSNFELIKNMNSSDKLAELNNNKT; this is translated from the exons atggaaaataaaGCAACAGAAGAAAACTTGGATAATTTTTTAACGCAATTGAATACATTAAATAAG aTTATTACATCATTTAAAGAAACTTGTAAGATTTCCTCCTACTGTTTTGATAAATGTGTTAGCTATCCag AAAAAAGTTTAAgcaatacaaataaaaagtgTATATGGAATTGCACACAAAGATATATAGAAAgtgaatattttataaaaaatcgTTCAAAAGATAGTCAGAGCTTATCCAATTTTGAACtgattaaaaatatgaacagtTCAGACAAATTAGCTGAactgaataataataaaacataa
- a CDS encoding copper transporter, putative, translated as MQNFYKSNLKYYTLAIFCLAFTFDFVNSSCCHSKNEDGVMLPMYFSNNENIKILFDIFQVKNRYQFIFFNILCIILGFFSVYIKLLKKRLHHNVKKVSDGGDGSYVNMSPCQNVNYGFLSFLHYTIDYLLMLIVMTFNPYIFLSVITGLSSAYLFYGHLI; from the coding sequence atgcaAAACTTTTACAAGTCCAATTTAAAATACTACACATTGGCAATATTTTGCCTGGCCTTCACTTTCGATTTTGTGAACAGCAGTTGTTGTCATTCAAAGAATGAGGATGGTGTTATGTTACCCATgtatttttcaaataatgaaaatataaaaatattatttgacATATTTCAAGTAAAGAATAGATatcaatttatattttttaatattttgtgtATAATATTGGGTTTTTTTTcagtatatattaaattattaaaaaaaagactTCATCATAATGTGAAGAAAGTTTCTGATGGGGGAGACGGTTCTTATGTTAATATGAGTCCTTGTCAAAACGTCAACTATggatttttatcatttttacattatactatagattatttattaatgcTTATTGTAATGACATTTAatccttatatatttttgagtGTTATAACAGGTTTATCTTCTGCTTATCTTTTTTATGGTCACTTGATATGA
- a CDS encoding mitochondrial ribosomal protein L21 precursor, putative, with the protein MMGKHRKRKINPPVIPIHPNEEKKKNLNNFITYKDLKIRWRNTSKNYRKKVTIARKWKNLHCLLPMNKSSCMFVLHNNLPYTRLTKKNYIPQEKNEIILKNSYDETKDESDKYCEDINNNNNNIKCVYNNNNINYVYNNNINYVYNNNINYVYNNINKCDYNNEAHICNTSLGRRKFYKWTKKKEERKNVNNNPSCNMNEENYYEKPPKNLEYLLKKDKDHLFCIFKSNITNEHKVTIGDIIQTERLHRKKAGDVIYFGTVLFVGSPNFSIIGKPTISYCKVKAVIEQITLSKEILSFRYKKVRRSSRFLRIKHWISILKIQDIIIELNQNTINDERKKPIQILDLWANRWLYQKELNFMKFDDNKKPLADRIFNLIEHQPNTLHRRGLTECYRFYPDPHVPVTY; encoded by the coding sequence ATGATGGGAAAACATCGAAAGAGAAAAATCAACCCCCCAGTTATACCCATACACCCTaatgaagagaaaaaaaaaaatttgaataattttataacatataaagatttaaaaattaGATGGAGAAATACCTCAAAgaattatagaaaaaaagtaACTATTGCCAGAAAGTGGAAAAACCTTCATTGTCTTCTACCTATGAATAAAAGTTCTTGTATGTTTGttttacataataatttacCTTACACTCGTCTGacgaaaaaaaattatataccacaagaaaaaaatgaaattattttaaaaaattcatatgaTGAAACAAAAGATGAAAGTGATAAATATTGTGAAGAtatcaacaataataataataatattaaatgtgtttataataataataatattaattatgtttataataataatattaattatgtttataataataatattaattatgtttataataatatcaacaaATGTGATTATAACAATGAGgcacatatatgtaatacaTCCCTAGGAAGAAggaaattttataaatggacaaaaaaaaaagaagaaagaaaaaatgtaaataataatcctTCTTGTAATATgaatgaagaaaattattatgaaaagCCACCAAAAAATTTAGAATATTTACTTAAAAAAGATAAGgatcatttattttgtatttttaaatcAAATATAACTAATGAACATAAAGTAACTATTGGTGATATTATACAAACAGAAAGATTACATAGAAAAAAAGCAGGagatgttatatattttggaaCTGTTTTATTTGTTGGATCACCAAATTTCTCAATCATAGGAAAACCTACAATATCATATTGTAAAGTTAAAGCAGTAATAGAACAAATTACTCTAAGTAAAGAAATTCTAAGCTTTCGTTATAAAAAAGTTAGAAGATCTAGTCGATTTTTAAGAATTAAACATTGGATTtccattttaaaaatacaagatattattattgaatTAAATCAAAATACTATAAATGATGAACGTAAAAAACCTATTCAAATTCTAGACCTCTGGGCAAATAGATGGTTATATCAAAAGGAATTAAACTTTATGAAatttgatgataataaaaaacctTTAGCTGATcgaatttttaatttaattgaGCATCAACCAAATACATTACACAGACGTGGATTAACAGAATGTTATAGGTTCTATCCAGATCCACATGTACCAGTCAcctattaa
- a CDS encoding DnaJ protein, putative gives MDLSFIPKELRGKDIYKILGLHINDCNNENAKNIIRKKYLKAALILHPDKKEIHYQQKEEKKIYAENFATLKSAYEFLLNEQLRKKYNLYLEKKGKVINNTPVNNTSLKRYLDKKKFLSFNLEKINLKKKLEEKEKIAQSLHENNIISKNKKKYLKHKNNNDTHYNHEDEHLKNIKKKNESYMKKNKSKDFCKKEKEIIDQSEKIIEIYLKNYKHNQKLLQSYIKEKKILKFFINFNFNKYSLKQINHNEKEKENNKENKKENKKEKENKKENVYNDNVYNDNVYNDDIYNDNNVEQVGYLIFSHRFETIRAYLHYKNNMNEINKNFILKLRVPCDQKKNEDEKDNIDRMMNEMVNELDKIFTT, from the coding sequence atgGATTTATCGTTTATACCTAAAGAACTTAGAGGCAAAGACATCTATAAAATTTTGGGGTTACATATAAACGATTGTAATAACGAGAATGCaaagaatattattagaaagaaatatttaaaagcaGCATTAATATTACATCCtgacaaaaaagaaatacatTATCAAcagaaagaagaaaagaaaatatatgctGAAAATTTTGCTACATTAAAAAGTGCatatgaatttttattaaatgaacaattaagaaaaaaatataatttatatttagaaaAGAAAGGAAAAGTAATTAATAATACACCTGTCAATAATACAAGTCTTAAAAGATAtctagataaaaaaaaatttctttcttttaatCTTGagaaaattaatttaaaaaaaaagttagaagaaaaagaaaaaatagcTCAAAGTTtacatgaaaataatattatatcaaaaaataaaaaaaaatatttaaaacataaaaataataatgatactCATTATAATCATGAAGAcgaacatttaaaaaatataaaaaaaaaaaatgaatcctatatgaaaaaaaataaatcaaaagaTTTTTGTAAgaaggaaaaagaaataatagatcaaagtgaaaaaattattgaaatctatttaaagaattataaacataatcaaaaattattacaatcatatataaaggaaaaaaaaatactcaAGTTTTTTATTAACTTTAATTTTAACAAGTATTCATTAAAACAAATCAACCATAATGAAAaggaaaaggaaaataataaggaaaataaaaaggaaaataaaaaggaaaaggaaaataaaaaggaaaatgtttataatgataatgtttataatgataatgtatataatgatgatatttataatgataataatgttgAACAAGTGggatatttaatttttagtCATCGTTTTGAAACCATAAGAGCATATttacattataaaaataatatgaatgaaattaataaaaattttattttaaaattacgAGTACCTTgtgatcaaaaaaaaaatgaagatgaaaaagataatattgaTAGAATGATGAATGAAATGGTAAATGAGTTggataaaatatttacaacataa
- a CDS encoding ERAD-associated E3 ubiquitin-protein ligase HRD1, whose amino-acid sequence MELNMRLYILLSHLGLAFILMYAFMKYDEFYLAVVYLSTEKFPRTIIYNFFLMVFIVLCKLLLNVFIGELRYLEVEQLIDNARAFIMDTILFLVLSKPTINGKEVSSIILIKYLSIIVILKAYHLVLYSRVSNIFELGVPRTRVLVKLFIFMCLLSIANLTLFTYFYKNSLKNSTMYLWLFFECLSIFESCQISICKFFVNVIDLRSPNGLSSKATILFFLDILHDIMSLIIFLVFILVFVLNNFSNLPLHMTADIIHVVKTLISRFKSFQKYRELTKNIETKFANATEEELKEAGTCIICRDDLKEGSKKLSCSHIFHVDCLKSWFIQQQTCPICRTEIKPYAKNEQNKSENDTTQNEKQNEKIEQPTIQEIITKPNFLISDQSMYLNDQNIVTNLNVNQEYYTPLNKNMNSKEQIKILMDMCNYYRELSLVCLKEIDKINHSSVPANVMLRNIYGSINYNILNNMEDDEVQKYLNKISHIPQMKGFKEYIEKVLITDMKYTKDIYSTL is encoded by the exons atggaGCTCAATATGAGATTATATATACTCTTAAGCCATTTAGGTTTGgcttttattttaatgtaTGCTTTTATGAAATATGATGAATTTTATTTAGCTGTAGTATATTTATCAACAGAAAAATTCCCAAGAACa ataatttataatttttttttaatggtGTTTATAGTATTATGTAAATTACTATTAAACGTTTTTATTGGAGAACTCAGATACTTAGAAGTCGAACAGCTTATAGATAATGCCAGGGCTTTTATAATGGATACCATCTTATTTTTAGTGTTATCTAAACCTACAATAAATGGAAAAGAGGTTTCTTCCATCAtcttaattaaatatttatctatCATAGTTATCCTTAAGGCATATCACTTGGTCTTATATTCTCGAGTTTCAAAt attTTTGAATTGGGTGTACCTAGAACACGAGTTCTAGTtaaattgtttatttttatgtgccTACTCTCAATTGCGAACCTTACGTTGTTCACTTACTTTTATAAGAATTCCTTAAAAAATTCGACCATGTATTTATGGTTATTTTTTGAATGCTTAAGTATATTTGAGTCATGTCAAATATccatatgtaaattttttgttaatGTAATTGATTTGAGATCGCCAAATGGATTGTCTTCAAAAGCCaccattttgttttttctagATATCTTACATGATATTATGAgtttgataatatttttagttTTCATACTAGTATTTGTTTTAAACAATTTCAGTAACTTGCCTTTACATATGACTGCAGATATTATACATGTCGTAAAAACACTCATTTCAAGATTTAAAtcttttcaaaaatatagaGAACTCACCAAAAATATTGAAACAAAATTCGCAAATGCAACAgaagaagaattaaaagaagCTGGAACTTGTATCATATGTAGAGATGATTTAAAAGAAGGATCCAAAAAATTATCATGCTCACATATTTTTCATGTAGATTGTTTAAAATCATGGTTCATACAACAACAAACGTGTCCTATCTGTAGAACCGAAATAAAACCATACGCAAAGAACGAACAAAATAAATCAGAGAATGATACAACACAAAAcgaaaaacaaaatgaaaaaatagaaCAACCTACCATACAAGAAATAATTACAAAACCTAACTTTCTTATAAGCGATCAATCTATGTATTTAAATGACCAAAATATTGTAACTAATTTAAATGTCAATCAGGAATACTATACACccttaaataaaaatatgaattcaAAGGagcaaataaaaattttgatgGACatg tgCAATTATTATAGGGAACTAAGTTTGGTTTGCCTAAAAGaaattgataaaataaatcatagTTCTGTGCCAGCAAATGTAATGTTAAGAAACATATATGGatctataaattataatatattaaataatatggaagATGATGAGGtgcaaaaatatttaaataagatTTCTCATATACCTCAAATGAAAGGTTTcaaggaatatatagaaaaagtTTTAATTACAGATATGAAATATactaaagatatatattcaaCATTATGA